Proteins found in one Gigantopelta aegis isolate Gae_Host chromosome 12, Gae_host_genome, whole genome shotgun sequence genomic segment:
- the LOC121386695 gene encoding uncharacterized protein LOC121386695: MYTYLQKSLATRLFGYMCLITVISANACHRGYMFKKEFHDKKPDKVPIAVRSGVTQAECMTTCYQSIQNGTDCVAFFYNVVSKSCLTYSRSNNCVPFPEDLGSSGFVLDINLPTLLPECLPSSVLEINTRQNPVLDSEP; encoded by the exons ATGTACACATATCTACAAAAGTCTCTAGCCACGAGGCTATTTGGCTACATGTGTCTTATCACAGTTATTTCCGCTAATGCATGCCATCGAGGATACATGTTTAAGAAAGAGTTCCATGATAAAAAGCCAGATAAAGTTCCTATCGCTGTGAGAAGTGGCGTCACCCAGGCTGAATGTATGACCACGTGTTACCAGAGTATACAGAACGGTACAGACTGTGTGGCGTTTTTCTACAACGTGGTCAGCAAGTCGTGCTTAACTTACAGCAGATCGAACAACTGCGTGCCTTTTCCTGAAGATCTTGGGTCGAGTGGATTTG tTCTCGATATTAACCTACCCACACTGTTACCGGAATGTCTGCCGTCAAGTGTTCTGGAGATTAATACGAGGCAGAATCCAGTG CTGGACAGTGAGCCATAA